The following coding sequences are from one Amphiprion ocellaris isolate individual 3 ecotype Okinawa chromosome 19, ASM2253959v1, whole genome shotgun sequence window:
- the LOC129347497 gene encoding uncharacterized protein LOC129347497 isoform X1 — protein sequence MGKKGRQDCPEGQRWDILIRFCVPKWPETRLQTEQPRVNLTFPSELPMTAVDQLRATEATTLNSVMVLSPFLWIFVVLATLGSILALALWFVIYRRQTRLSSIPAEDSLPALELLHNTDPPATFHPERNGQGEMFHRAAEASSLCHHLHLGAQTGTKWEDNFNACRGPAAHAGTEGGGGLPACSTMVEHRIPLPATELGGTALVTTKTV from the exons ATGGGCAAAAAGGGCAGACAGGACTGTCCTGAGGGCCAGAGGTGGGACATTCTCATCAGGTTTTGTGTGCCCAAATGGCCAGAAACCAGATTACAGACTGAACAACCCAGAG TTAACCTGACATTCCCGTCAGAGCTGCCCATGACCGCCGTTGACCAACTCCGAGCAACAGAAGCCACAACCCTGAACTCAGTGATGGTACTGAGTCCATTCCTGTGGATCTTTGTGGTTCTGGCCACACTGGGCTCCATCCTGGCTCTGGCTCTTTGGTTTGTCATATACAGACGACAGACCAGACTCAGCAGCATCCCCG CAGAGGACTCGCTGCCAGCACTGGAGCTTCTTCACAATACAGACCCACCTGCTACATTCCATCCAGAAAGAAACGGCCAAGGAGAGATGTttcacagagcagcagaggcCTCGTCGCTCTGCCATCACCTGCATCTGGGGGCCCAGACTGGCACAAAGTGGGAGGACAACTTCAACGCATGCAGGGGCCCCGCAGCACATGCAGGAACGGAGGGGGGTGGAGGGCTGCCAGCATGCAGCACCATGGTGGAGCACAGGATCCCACTTCCTGCCACAGAGCTCGGCGGCACTGCCTTAGTTACCACGAAAACTGTGTAG
- the LOC129347497 gene encoding uncharacterized protein LOC129347497 isoform X2: MGKKGRQDCPEGQRWDILIRFCVPKWPETRLQTEQPRVNLTFPSELPMTAVDQLRATEATTLNSVMVLSPFLWIFVVLATLGSILALALWFVIYRRQTRLSSIPEDSLPALELLHNTDPPATFHPERNGQGEMFHRAAEASSLCHHLHLGAQTGTKWEDNFNACRGPAAHAGTEGGGGLPACSTMVEHRIPLPATELGGTALVTTKTV; encoded by the exons ATGGGCAAAAAGGGCAGACAGGACTGTCCTGAGGGCCAGAGGTGGGACATTCTCATCAGGTTTTGTGTGCCCAAATGGCCAGAAACCAGATTACAGACTGAACAACCCAGAG TTAACCTGACATTCCCGTCAGAGCTGCCCATGACCGCCGTTGACCAACTCCGAGCAACAGAAGCCACAACCCTGAACTCAGTGATGGTACTGAGTCCATTCCTGTGGATCTTTGTGGTTCTGGCCACACTGGGCTCCATCCTGGCTCTGGCTCTTTGGTTTGTCATATACAGACGACAGACCAGACTCAGCAGCATCCCCG AGGACTCGCTGCCAGCACTGGAGCTTCTTCACAATACAGACCCACCTGCTACATTCCATCCAGAAAGAAACGGCCAAGGAGAGATGTttcacagagcagcagaggcCTCGTCGCTCTGCCATCACCTGCATCTGGGGGCCCAGACTGGCACAAAGTGGGAGGACAACTTCAACGCATGCAGGGGCCCCGCAGCACATGCAGGAACGGAGGGGGGTGGAGGGCTGCCAGCATGCAGCACCATGGTGGAGCACAGGATCCCACTTCCTGCCACAGAGCTCGGCGGCACTGCCTTAGTTACCACGAAAACTGTGTAG